The Aspergillus fumigatus Af293 chromosome 5, whole genome shotgun sequence nucleotide sequence CTgtcctcctccaaccaccTCTCGAAATCCTTCAAGCCGGGATGCATCTCCCTCAACCTCGGAATATCAGCCCGGTAGCCATGCGCATACAACCACTCAAACATTGTACGCAGGTCCTTCACGATCCAGAGCACAGCATAGCAAACCAGGCGAAACGTCGTCGGCGCCTCCCGCCCCGTCTTGCGCttcatcgtctcctgcaTATGCTCATACGTGAGCACATCCCCCGCCAACGACAGGCACCGGTTCCGATACTCCGCCGGGTTCAGAAACGCCTGCGCCGCGAAATAGCCAATGTCGCTGACGGCGATACACTGCAGCGGCTTCCCCTGCAGGTACGCGTCCCACGCGGTCACGACGAGCCGCCCGATAAAGTCCCGGGTGAtgttgtcgaagaagaagaccggCCGCAGCACCGTCCAGGACATCTGGGTACCATGCGTCTGCTCGAAGAGATGATGCTCGATGCGGTGCTTGCTGATGAAGTGCGGGATGTTGGTCGCGTTGTCGGTGGATGCGTCCCCGCCGCGGTCGACCGAGGTGTACACGAAGTGCTGGACTTTTTGGGTCAGAGCTTCGTCGATGAGGGCCTTGCCTTGGCGCTCTTCTTTTTCGACGGTTTGGCCTTGGCCCATGGGTAGCTGGCTTGGTGTTAGTCGATCCTGCTCTGAGGGGCTTGGGGGGTGGGAACCGGTGAGGACTCCGTAGTCCGTACCTGCACGCTGAACACGCCCCAGACGGGCTCGGATGATACTTGGTGGGCATTCTTGAAGATTCCCGCCGGGTCGTCCAGGTTGCCCTGCACGACTTTGATCTTGGGGGATTTGTCGGCTAGGTTTCTGGCGGCGCTGGACTGCGGGTTGCGCGTGACGGCCAGGATCTCGATGTCGGCGTCTtcggcgaggagggcgtTGACCACGGCGCCGCCCTGTTTGCCTGTCGCGCCGGTAACAAGGATAGACTTCATTTTTCTACGTTTAAATGGTGGCTCTGACTGGTGGATGTTCACTAGTTGGCATGCTGTGGTCGGTATTTAAGGTGCTTATGATCGAGTTGTCATTCTGATGTAAGACCCTCCGCGCACCCAAACGCGGATGATGAATCAGCCAGCTCCGTCTATCACTTATACATAATACTAAGAGTAGTAATACAAGAACGAATGTAAATATACTGAAGAAAATCAACTACAGCTTGCCAACACCCGCGTTGGCAACAACCTTGGCAGGCACATCCGCCACAGGATAATGGCCCACCAGGCTGCTCTTGAACGCAGCCGCCTTGGTCTTGACATCCGCATCGGTGCGGTCCTTCCAGGCACCGGATCCCGCCAAGCGGTTCCACTCGCAGATATATCCCAGCTTATCCTGACAGGCGCCGGCCGCAGCCACTGTGGAGGTGGTGTACAGCTTGCCGCCGGCCCGCAGGCTGGTATCGGTCAGCGGCGTGTTGACGTTCTCAAAGTAGTTGCCCTCGAGCAGCACCCAGGTGTTGGTGTCGACGTCAAAGGCATGTCCGCCGACATTCTGGAAGTAGTTGTTCACGCCgtggaagaagatctgcgACTTGGTGTGGTCGGTTCCCATGTGCGGGGCGCGGCCGGACACGTCGTGCAGCCAGTTGCCTTGGAAGGTGTAGTAGTCCTGCTCGCCGAGGAGGAGTAGAGTCCAGTAGTGCTTGCCATTGCAGCCGGCGGACCAGGAGGTGCGGCCGTCGAATTCGttgttggagatggtgaCGTGGCCCGCTTTGCCCCAGCCGCTGACGATGAATTGGCGGCCGATGAGGGAGATCTGCCAGTTTCTGTCAGAGTCATCTTTGCCGTGGGGGCAGGAAGACGTAGACGTACCTTGTTGTGGTCGATCCAGACCTTGTCCGCGTTGTCGAGGGTGATGGCATCACCGCCCCAGACGTATTGAGGGTTCAGATTCTGCTTCGATCAGCCTTTGGACAAGGTCAGCTGTCAAGGGATGCAGAGGCTCACCGTAATGTGAATATTCTGGATAATCACGTTCTTGTTGCCGTTGCGCACTCGCagacccttgcccttgatgacaCCCTTGTTGCCGACACCCACGATGCTCTTGTTCGAGCCCACGTCCAGGGGCGTCAGCGCGGCATTGTCGTACTTGCACGACACCCAGGATCCTCCATCACAGTGATCCTGAATCCAGGCCTGACCCTTGGAGGTTCCGCCGCTGCAGACCGTCGTGGAGGGCATGCTGCAGCATTTGCCCGTGGTGGTGCCCTCGGTGCCGATGAAGTCCCAGGTCCGGTCGATGAGGATCACGCGGGGCTTATCGTCGGTGATCCATTGCACCAGCCTATACAGTTAGTTTGAGAGCAATCGGCGTCAGAAGGGAGCAAGGAGGCGTACTCGTCCAGACTGGAGGGCGCTGCCGGGGTCGCCGAACCACCCCCCGTAGTGCCGGCAGCAAAGCCAGATGGAGAGCCGGTCACCCGGGCATAGGTCTGGAGGGccaggaaaagagaaagaaccgCCGTCTTCATGTTGTGTAGGTCTTGCACCCTGCGCTAATTGtcaagtacggagtatatggAGTACGAACGACGGAGAGACTCCAGTCTTTATAGGCACACATTTTTGCCTATCACGATGGATCCTCCATCACCCCCTTGACGAACAGAGCATGCCGGGATAGGGCAACTCTTCCCAGTTCGGACACGGCCTGTCTCAGAGTGCTCGGAGGAACTGCTCGGAGAGATCCACTCAGGGGCAAGCCAAGACTAAGTCCAGGCTTCTGAAACAAAACAGCCCAGATGATCCACATCCATGGTTCATTGGAGGCTTTACAAGCTTGGACGCATCCGACTGGTCCCTAGGTGAATCAGGGCTTAGCGAGACACTAATCTATCTCATACTACGGCCATATTGACCTTCCCCACTTGAACACAGACAGCCGAATAACAGAAGAGCTCGACATGAACATTTCTCCCACGTGCAGGGGCCAAGATATATATTTGTCTCAAAGTAATAGACAGTCAGCATGTTTGCAATTGAGCTGCACAAAGTCAAGGTATCACAGCTTCATGTATGTGGTGTAGGCCGTATTCGTATGCAATGCCACCGCAGGAATAACCCCTCCGCACGTGGTCCACCGCTCGTGGCTTTGTCTCACGCTCACATGTCCTGTTGTGCTGTCCACGAGCACAAGGTCCTAAAGAATGATCGGCATTCCGCTCAGCATAGCAGAAGAGTAAGGATTACACAGAGCAAATCAATGAAGGTGATAATAGTAGGCGCGGGAATCGGCGGACTGGCCTGTGCCATTGCTTGTCGCCGGCGGAACCTGGACGTGCTGATCCTGGAACAATCGGCGGAAATTGTGCCAGTAAGCATCAGCGCCCCCTGATGACAACACGACTGTTGGGCAGAAAATGACCCGATAGGTTGGTGCTGGCATCCAAGTCCCTCCAAATGGAGCGCGGATCATGCAGGAGCTCGGCCTGTTGTCCCGGATCGAGGAACAGGGCATGAAACTCGAGGTCATGGATCTGCGACGGTACAAGGACGGGAGGATCATCACCTCGATGCCATGCGGTGAATCTATAGTGAAGGAATATGGCGCGCCGTGGATGTATGTATCCCCTGTGATCGCAGTGGCCGGCTGACGGGCGTAGCGTCATCCATCGCGCGGATTATCACCGGATTCTCCTCGACAAGGCGAGAGACCTGGGAGTGGCGATTCGTCTAGGCGCGCTGGTCGAGAAGGTCCTGGTCGACGACACTGCAGTTATTGTGGGTAGTGAGACCATCGCCGGCGACGTGATCATTGGTGCTGATGGTTCGTTTTCCCTCTCCAATTCTCATCTCATGCCCCAGCTTACAAGACAGGCCTCTGGTCCAAAATCCGCGAAGCCGTCCTTGATGAACCCCATCCGCCCGAAGAAACAGGGGACCTGGCCTACCGCGCGACCTTCTCGCGAGCGCAGCTCTTAGCTCTGAACGATCCCGAGGTAAAGGCGCTTTGCGAGAAACAAGGCGTGACCGCGTGGCTTGGGCCTAAGAAACACGCCGTCTTCTACCCCGTTCGCGGCGGACACGAATACAATCTTGTCCTGCTGCAGCCAGATGATCTGCCGCCGGGAGTGCGCACGACGCAGGGGGATGTGGATGAGATGCGGTACGGGTATAGAGAGTGGGATCCAACGTTCGTCTGGTTTCCCCTGGCCTCTAGGGTCGAGCGCTGAAACCGAACAGGCTGGCGAAGATGATCTCCTGTATCCCGGCCGTCCTGAAGTGGAAACTCTGCCATCTTCCTGAGTTGCCGAGGTGGACCAAGGTCTGCTCGAATGATCCCTAGTTGACGACGTGTTAATGTTTCCAGGGCTCTGTTACACTGCTTGGAGATGCGTGTCATCCGACTCTGCCGTATCAAGCGCAGGGGGCCGCCATGGCGGTGGAAGATGGCGCAGTGCTGGGACTGCTACTCCACCACGTAGCATCCTCACCGGACTACAGATCAAAAATCCCACAGGCACTAAAGCTCTACGAAGATCTTCGCAAGCCACGGACCGCCCGGAACGTCCAAGGCGCCATCCGCAACCGACGCGGGTTTCACCTTGAAGACGGCCTCTTACAACGACTGCGTGACCTGGTTCTGAGCTGGTCGGGCCTGACTCGGGGGACAGACTGGATTGGACTGATGTCTTCGCGACAACGAGCTGTTCTTGGATTTGATGTACTGCAGGAGGTAGAGCAAAGGATGCCAGAGCTATCCACCTGATGACACACGATTGACAAAATGATATCACGGCTTCCTTACACCCATAAACCAGTAAATATGCAGAAACGGCCAGACCATCATGCGATTGCCAGACGTAAACTCCCACCCAGAAACATCCAGCTCCGGCTGCCGAAGGAGCGCCCTCAACTCCTCCGGGGTCCTACACCGCAACGTCGACACCAACCCATCGAACGAACAGACCACCGAGAACAGCGGCACCACATATGTGAAGAACAGATGCAAGGGCGAATGCCAGTACTGCTGCAGCGTATGAAAGAACGGATACAGCACCATAACCGGGATATTCAGCAGCGAGGAGAAGTTGCGCTGCGCGAACTCGAAAATACTGCGCAGTCAGCGTCACCaccagttcctcctcaaatgaagggaaagagaaaCCTACATAAACGAATCCGCCGACTCCACCGCATTCCTCACTACACGTCTCGCGACCGGGTCATCGAAATGATGAAAACACAAGTTAAACACCCGGCACTCCTTCCCCTCGGCGGCAACCCGCCCACAAGACGTCGCATCCCTGCTGTCCGGAATAAATGTTACAtgctcctgcttcttggCTATAGCGGACCAAGCATCGATCCTCGGGTGCAGATCCGTTAGTACGAAGCGCGCGGGCCGTTTCCCCTGTTcctggagctggaggttcAAGACGCGCTCCATGGTCGACGTGGGCCCTCCGGCACCCGCGCAGCAATCTACAAACGTGTAGGAAGATGCATCGGGGAGGTTTTCGGTGACGAGCTCGGCGGCTATGCCTGCCGGGGAGGTCCGGCTCAAGGGTGGGATGTGTAGGTTCCAGACGCTGGTGAGGTAGGATTGGATGTAGGCGATGACCCAGTCGGGGCACCAGGGTTGGTCGCCTATTTCAAAGAGGTGGAAACGGGGAGAGAGGACCATTGTAGTTTGTCTATATTGATGGATGGATCGGTAGAGATGAAGACGGGTGAAGGGATCTCGATCagggatggatgatgaaaTATTCTGAAAGAGGAATGCTGATTGGTCGGATGGGTCCACATTCATGCTTGCTTATTCCAGCCTGATTGAACCGCTTAGTTATTCCCTTTATGATTGACTAAATGGAGCCGACTGCTCACTTGCCTGAGCAGACTCATCTAGAGACCCAGTCACCAAGAGACTGTGGCAAGTGTAGCCTCCTGAGCATTCCCCTCCATCTGTCCTGCACTTTCTCAATAAGCCATCCAACAATTTCCCTGTCTTGTCGTCCTCGtctcctcggccatctccCAAACGCAATATGTACTTGCCAATGGCGTAGGTAGAACCTTGACAAGGGGATCGATGTACTCGATGTACGTTGCCAACAGACTTGCACTTACGTAGAGTAGGGATGTAGCGGCGCTACTTCGACTGAATGGCAGCCAAAAGGAATCACCCAAGTCATCGACGATCTGGTATCAAGTCTTCCACATGCTTGTGTCGGAGACTCtgttctcttcttcggcctgGAACACGCCCGCTTTGGGCTCGGAGACACACATTCCATGTCTAGTCCTTTTGATGAGCGATAAATCTGCAATTTCGGATTTCTCGGTCTTTGTACATTGCTGGCTGATGACAGCAGCTTGTCGTGATCTGAATTTGCATAGCAATATATGCCAAGGGCTGTACAGTTAAACAAACCAGCAAAACCACGCAATCAATATCAAAGCAAGAACAAACAAACCGGACCAGAGCAAATGAAAGCAGAACTAGAACTAGCACCATCACTGCCTGTGCATGGCCAATTCAACCCCTTTAACAGAACAGCAGTACACCCCGAACCAAAGCCAAACTTGCATGAAGACCCAGCACCGTACCAGTCGACTTACCCGTCATaccttctctttctttctttttctccttcgtCACCCCGTCAATTCTTCACAATTCGCGGGAAACTCACAAGACCAGGCGATCGCAGTCccacctcctcgtcgtccggaAGAACACGCGGAAACCCATCAGATATAGGCGACTGAAGCTCCGTCCTCGCATCGAGATAGCCTCCCCGAGATGAAGGCCGAAGCGTCCTAGGCGATCTTTCTGGGGGCTGCCCGGGAAGCCCCACGTACAGAGGCAGCGGGTCGGGACGAGGACGGGTACGCGGTGACATTGGGACGTCAGGGGTTCGAGGTGTAGATCGGTGTGTTGGGAAGGTAAATTTCTCCAACTCGCGTATGATGGATCTGGTGTCGTCTTCGAGGGCGCCATCTCCCGAGTCCGACGCCGAGTCAGACAACCACAAGGTGTAGAAGTCGTCCTCGTCTCCCTCGTCGCCGGCACCGCTAGCATGTCGTTCTGCCTGGGTGGTGAGGATGTCAGCACCGATCACCACGTAGTCTTCTGAGATGGAGGGATTACGTTTTTTGGCGGGGCCAGGACCGCAGTCCTCTTCGTCTGGTTCAACAGCGTTCTGGTCGTCGGCATTGAGCGGAACATCGACAAAGTCGTGCCATAGTTCAGAAGAACTGGTGACTGACGCATTGGCAATGGTGCTGGGCTCAACCGCTGTGCCATTGTTGCTATCAGTCTTGTGGGCGCCATCGAGGTCCAGATCGAGAAAAGCGGCAAAGGCCTCGTTGAAATCGCGCTTTCGGGGCCTAAGAGCCTGCCACTGCATCTTGGTAGTGATGACGGGTCCGGGGTTGTCGATTCCTTCAATTGGCATGTAGTCCGGAGAGTCCGAGATGGCCTGAacagctccttcagcttggAAGTCAAATTCACACTGCAGACAGTAGACCTCTAGCTGAGCAGAGCACAAGTCGTGTTCGACCTTGGCGTTAGGACAGATCAGCTCGGGTGAATTCGAGCCTGGCTGGGACAATCCGCGCAGCAGATTAATGACCTCGACGCAGCTACGGAAATCGAAGTTGGCGATGTGGCCGCAGCTGGGATAGTGGTGGAAGATATATCGACACATTACAGAAgcgatggtgatggtgatggtgatggtgatagTGATGGAATGTCGATGGCATGGTTTGATTCGATGTGCTTTTATACACGCAGCTGAGACACGCATCGAAAGCAAAGCACTTTGCACGGGCTACTGTCGCGATGAGACTCTTCGCTCGGCGAATACAAAGCCCCTGTACTCCGAACTCCTTTGTTGTTTTTGCCCTCCCATCCATCAGCTGGCACAGCGGTCATACCGGTATGAGACCCTAACAAAGACTACTTGACCCGCTCTTTatcctctgcctcttcctcttccggccCCAAATCCGCGTCCAGATCCATCAGATACCGCACCCCCGAATCCAACAACCACCAGGTCATTGTCTCGTGGATGAACCGCAACAAGCCATTCTCCCCCGGCATTGGGCTCTCGGCCTCAGTCGGTCGCCAGCTAACGGCCTCACTGCAGAAGACCAcgtcctcgccctcctcccAGTACCGGAGCACCCACCGCCCGTCGCACTCTTCCATGTCCACCTCGAATTCAACACGGTCTGGCTTCCGGACGAGAACCCGGTAGACTTTGCAGACAATGTCACCTTCGTTAAAGTCCAGGGATTGGATATAGGACGAGCGAAAGGTCCGACTCAGTTCCCTGGAGCAGGTGGATCGTTGCTTCCAGGCTTTGGGGAAGTGCGAGAAGACAGTTAAATTCcgacggagaagcagaacaaAGAGAGCGGGGAGATCGGGTGATGGAAGTAGTTGGCGTGGAACGGATCGCGAGGCAAGATTATAGAGCGAGAAGTACTCTTTTGTATAGACGGAAGGTGGAATGGAAAGGATAGAGGAAGAGACCGAACGGGGCAGAGTGCCGGTATGGATGACCGGGTGGATGCGGGAAGCCAGGGAACGATGGGAGACGTAGAAGTAAGCTGAGGTGAGGATGACACTAAGAACCAGGAGGGATAAGAGCGACATTGTGAtattatgattatgataTGAAGCTACACCATATCGTGTGGATGTGATGGAGGAGGTCAGAGGTGTAGTCAGGCCCGGGAGCATATGTGTCATGGAGCTGTCAGTGGGATCAGGATAGACTTTGGGTGGCCAATATTGCATGACCATGACCGTTCCGGGCAGCCCATCTTACTAAGATCTCTCAATGATGATCTCGGGGAATATGCTGTCTACATGTTCATGTTCAATCAAGCTGACTGCAGCGTCTGACTTTGATGGGTGGGCTTGCGGCCGTTGAAGCTTGAATCAGCCATGTCAGACGTGTCAGATATTCGATCCGCGACCAAATGAGTCAGGGCACGGAGAGTCCTGTCAATCCGAGTTGATCAACTCCCTGTGCCAAGGCTTTCTGACTGTAAGTGAAGGAAAACATCCCTTCGCTGGCAGCGGACAAGGATCATCTGCTGACTGTAGTTGCAGCTCACTTACGAAGGAGGAGAGTATAAAtcccatcagcatcatgttGAGGCCATGACACGACGTTGCTTCCAAACAGGCAGACTTCCCCAGCATCATGTCGCAACGAGCCCTTGTTCTCCAGGAAATCGGCCACCGTCTGGTCGAGGTTGACCGTCCCATCCCCCAACCGGGCCCGGGCGAGCTCCTCATCAAACTCACCTCTGTCGGCTGTCGGcctcacctcctcctcccttgCATCGCACAAACTAACGATTGACAGTAAACCCCCACGACCAGAAATCCCGCGATCGCGGtctcttcatcaccgccACGCCCTACATCCCGGCCCACGACCTCGCCGGCGAAATCATCGCCATCGGACCCGACTCCGCTACGGACTTCACCATCGGCGAGCACATCTTCGCGCAGAGCCGCCTCCCGCTCAATCAAGTCCTCAACGACTTCAACGGGCTGCAGCAGTACGCCCTGGTGGACATCAAGTATGCGGCGCGAGTGGCCGACACCGGACTCTCGGACGACGAGGCCGCCACGATCCCCGTCAACGTCGCCACGGGCTTCGTGGTGTTCTTCGCCGAGAGCGGCTTCGGCCTGCCTCTGCCCGACAGCGGCGTCGACTTTGACTATGCATCGCAGAAGCTAGTGGTGATCGGCGCGGCGACCAACTGCGGCCGCTATGCGATCCAATTTGCCAAGTGGCTGGGCTTTGGGGTTATCGTCGCCGTGGCCGGGCTACggacggcggaggagctAAGGGAGCT carries:
- a CDS encoding polysaccharide lyase family 1 protein yields the protein MKTAVLSLFLALQTYARVTGSPSGFAAGTTGGGSATPAAPSSLDELVQWITDDKPRVILIDRTWDFIGTEGTTTGKCCSMPSTTVCSGGTSKGQAWIQDHCDGGSWVSCKYDNAALTPLDVGSNKSIVGVGNKGVIKGKGLRVRNGNKNVIIQNIHITNLNPQYVWGGDAITLDNADKVWIDHNKISLIGRQFIVSGWGKAGHVTISNNEFDGRTSWSAGCNGKHYWTLLLLGEQDYYTFQGNWLHDVSGRAPHMGTDHTKSQIFFHGVNNYFQNVGGHAFDVDTNTWVLLEGNYFENVNTPLTDTSLRAGGKLYTTSTVAAAGACQDKLGYICEWNRLAGSGAWKDRTDADVKTKAAAFKSSLVGHYPVADVPAKVVANAGVGKL
- a CDS encoding NmrA-like family protein; the protein is MKSILVTGATGKQGGAVVNALLAEDADIEILAVTRNPQSSAARNLADKSPKIKVVQGNLDDPAGIFKNAHQVSSEPVWGVFSVQLPMGQGQTVEKEERQGKALIDEALTQKVQHFVYTSVDRGGDASTDNATNIPHFISKHRIEHHLFEQTHGTQMSWTVLRPVFFFDNITRDFIGRLVVTAWDAYLQGKPLQCIAVSDIGYFAAQAFLNPAEYRNRCLSLAGDVLTYEHMQETMKRKTGREAPTTFRLVCYAVLWIVKDLRTMFEWLYAHGYRADIPRLREMHPGLKDFERWLEEDSQFVNRRS
- a CDS encoding putative salicylate hydroxylase — translated: MSCCAVHEHKVLKNDRHSAQHSRRVRITQSKSMKVIIVGAGIGGLACAIACRRRNLDVLILEQSAEIVPVGAGIQVPPNGARIMQELGLLSRIEEQGMKLEVMDLRRYKDGRIITSMPCGESIVKEYGAPWIVIHRADYHRILLDKARDLGVAIRLGALVEKVLVDDTAVIVGSETIAGDVIIGADGLWSKIREAVLDEPHPPEETGDLAYRATFSRAQLLALNDPEVKALCEKQGVTAWLGPKKHAVFYPVRGGHEYNLVLLQPDDLPPGVRTTQGDVDEMRYGYREWDPTLAKMISCIPAVLKWKLCHLPELPRWTKGSVTLLGDACHPTLPYQAQGAAMAVEDGAVLGLLLHHVASSPDYRSKIPQALKLYEDLRKPRTARNVQGAIRNRRGFHLEDGLLQRLRDLVLSWSGLTRGTDWIGLMSSRQRAVLGFDVLQEVEQRMPELST
- a CDS encoding zinc-binding alcohol dehydrogenase family protein — its product is MSQRALVLQEIGHRLVEVDRPIPQPGPGELLIKLTSVGLNPHDQKSRDRGLFITATPYIPAHDLAGEIIAIGPDSATDFTIGEHIFAQSRLPLNQVLNDFNGLQQYALVDIKYAARVADTGLSDDEAATIPVNVATGFVVFFAESGFGLPLPDSGVDFDYASQKLVVIGAATNCGRYAIQFAKWLGFGVIVAVAGLRTAEELRELGATHVVDRHADDVLRQVRDIVGDELVYALDAFNFGPKQELGVAVLSDSRRGTLATLAPAVGELDRAKIGEKRAGYERRFIRGSCANHSDDFTKLFWERITGWLKAGVIRPSRFRVIDGLDADEINAALDEYRDMTGMKVQVHPNV